From Aquabacter sp. L1I39, the proteins below share one genomic window:
- a CDS encoding tartrate dehydrogenase, which yields MTQYRIAAIPGDGIGKEVVPEGIKVLDAVGRRFGLSFTWDQFDWSCEYYARHGRMMPEDGLDQIKGHDAIYLGAVGFPGVPDHVSLWGLLIPIRRQFRQYVALRPVRLLRGMTSPLAGRTAADIDFFVVRENNEGEYSEVGGRMFRGTAEEMAMQESIFTRKGTDAILRYAFELARTRPKKHVTSATKSNGIVHTMPFWDERFAAMKAEYPDIRADQYHIDILAAHFVMNPDRFDVVVGSNLFGDILSDLGPAVAGSIGIAPAGNINPERDFPSMFEPVHGSAPDIAGQGIANPIGQIWSGAMMLEHLGHKDAADAVVEAIETVLADPAGRTRDLGGTATTVECGTAIAEAVAG from the coding sequence ATCAAGGTTCTGGATGCTGTGGGCCGGCGCTTCGGCCTCTCCTTCACCTGGGATCAGTTTGACTGGAGCTGTGAATATTATGCCCGCCACGGCCGCATGATGCCGGAGGATGGGCTCGACCAGATCAAGGGCCATGATGCCATTTATCTCGGCGCGGTCGGCTTTCCCGGCGTGCCCGACCATGTGTCCCTGTGGGGCCTGCTCATCCCCATCCGCCGCCAGTTCCGCCAATATGTGGCGCTGCGCCCCGTGCGCCTGTTGCGCGGCATGACCAGCCCGCTGGCCGGCCGCACCGCCGCCGACATCGACTTCTTCGTGGTGCGCGAGAACAATGAGGGCGAATATTCGGAAGTGGGCGGGCGCATGTTCCGCGGCACGGCCGAGGAGATGGCGATGCAGGAATCCATCTTCACCCGCAAGGGCACCGACGCCATCCTGCGCTATGCCTTCGAGCTGGCCCGCACGCGGCCCAAGAAGCACGTGACCTCGGCCACCAAGTCCAACGGCATCGTCCACACCATGCCGTTCTGGGACGAGCGCTTCGCGGCCATGAAGGCTGAATATCCCGACATCCGGGCGGACCAGTATCACATCGACATCCTGGCGGCCCATTTCGTGATGAACCCGGATCGCTTCGACGTGGTGGTGGGCTCCAACCTGTTCGGCGACATCCTCTCCGACCTCGGCCCGGCGGTGGCCGGTTCCATCGGCATCGCGCCGGCGGGCAACATCAATCCGGAGCGCGACTTCCCCTCCATGTTCGAGCCGGTGCACGGCTCGGCCCCCGACATTGCCGGACAGGGCATCGCCAATCCCATCGGCCAGATCTGGTCGGGGGCCATGATGCTGGAGCATCTGGGCCACAAGGACGCGGCGGACGCGGTGGTGGAGGCCATCGAGACCGTGCTGGCCGACCCCGCCGGCCGCACCCGGGACCTGGGCGGCACCGCCACCACGGTGGAATGCGGCACCGCCATCGCTGAGGCGGTGGCCGGCTGA